In the Flavobacterium sp. J372 genome, one interval contains:
- the can gene encoding carbonate dehydratase, which translates to MSTDFYKKILDNNRIWSETKLKDDPEYFERLSKGQSPPLLWIGCSDSRVPANEVIGAQPGEVFVHRNIANMVIHSDMNMLSVLDYAVNVLKVKHVIVCGHYGCGGVKAAMGSDHIGLIDNWIRHIKDVYRLNSQELDAIEDETARFNAFVEINVKEQVTDLAKTSIVQNAWRNGQELCLHGWVYGLDTGIVKDLQVNFCGNEDLDKTDRLKF; encoded by the coding sequence ATGAGTACAGACTTTTATAAAAAGATTTTAGACAATAACAGGATCTGGAGCGAAACGAAACTTAAAGACGACCCGGAATATTTTGAGCGCCTTTCAAAAGGGCAGTCGCCACCATTGCTTTGGATAGGCTGCAGCGACAGCCGTGTGCCCGCCAATGAAGTAATTGGCGCGCAGCCGGGCGAGGTATTTGTACACCGCAATATTGCCAATATGGTAATACACAGTGATATGAATATGCTTAGCGTTCTTGACTATGCAGTAAACGTATTGAAAGTAAAGCATGTAATTGTTTGCGGACACTACGGTTGTGGTGGGGTTAAAGCTGCAATGGGCAGTGACCATATAGGACTTATAGATAACTGGATAAGGCACATAAAAGATGTGTACAGGCTTAACAGCCAAGAACTTGACGCCATTGAAGATGAAACCGCACGCTTTAATGCCTTTGTTGAAATAAATGTGAAGGAGCAGGTTACAGACCTTGCCAAAACATCTATTGTACAAAATGCATGGCGCAACGGCCAGGAACTTTGCCTTCATGGGTGGGTTTACGGCCTTGATACAGGCATAGTAAAAGACCTGCAGGTAAACTTTTGCGGAAATGAAGATCTTGATAAAACTGACCGTTTAAAATTTTAG
- a CDS encoding LETM1 domain-containing protein: MVLLTHSTHRSLSPKEKKKVRKQLLEICKTVPSLTIFLLPGGSLLLPLLIKFIPQLLPSAFNENLENE, translated from the coding sequence ATGGTACTGCTCACCCATTCTACCCACCGCAGCTTAAGCCCCAAAGAAAAGAAAAAAGTACGCAAACAGCTGCTCGAAATATGCAAAACAGTACCATCGCTAACCATATTCCTGCTGCCCGGCGGAAGCCTGCTGCTGCCATTGCTTATAAAATTTATACCACAGCTCTTGCCATCGGCTTTTAATGAAAACCTTGAAAATGAATAA
- a CDS encoding LETM1-related biofilm-associated protein, producing MHYILKEMINPSAHGWIDKYFAQKAAAINDAAEDALYLKIRNTGLIYGHIIAPQGFESSEISGWTDEEKAKVALLGALYCTCCNKTGQLDKQFFLDAALKFYRQITPQGFGLLKKVLPSSQQSHELEGFIDERVHTNDNILTRNFSHVITNALLYMDVPAFAKFLEGNNDPAVHIRKLEETVVGTAMLALKAKPNTTEYDTLLEKLFEASVRYTRLSQTGPADISIIDTDYFNTYLEKAYLLDMAVMAIWKEGSVENADLEFVYRLAEWLGIDEEATADSIAAFDVFIKLHKKTLPTLNTQTR from the coding sequence TTGCATTACATTCTTAAAGAGATGATCAACCCGTCAGCCCACGGCTGGATAGACAAGTATTTTGCACAAAAAGCTGCAGCAATCAACGATGCCGCAGAGGATGCACTATACCTAAAAATACGTAATACAGGCCTCATATATGGGCATATAATAGCCCCGCAAGGTTTTGAATCAAGTGAGATTAGTGGCTGGACAGATGAAGAGAAGGCCAAGGTAGCACTGCTTGGTGCACTATATTGCACGTGTTGCAATAAAACAGGCCAGCTTGATAAACAGTTTTTTTTAGATGCTGCGCTTAAGTTTTACAGGCAAATCACTCCTCAGGGGTTTGGCCTCCTCAAAAAAGTATTGCCATCATCTCAGCAAAGCCATGAACTTGAAGGCTTTATAGATGAACGTGTACACACGAACGATAACATACTAACACGGAATTTCTCGCACGTAATTACGAATGCGCTATTGTATATGGACGTGCCTGCTTTCGCCAAATTCCTTGAAGGGAATAATGACCCTGCTGTACATATCCGTAAGCTTGAAGAAACTGTAGTAGGTACAGCAATGCTTGCACTTAAAGCAAAGCCTAACACGACAGAATATGACACATTGCTTGAAAAGCTCTTTGAAGCATCGGTACGTTACACAAGGCTTTCCCAAACCGGCCCGGCCGATATAAGTATAATCGATACTGATTATTTTAATACATACCTTGAAAAAGCGTACTTGCTTGATATGGCAGTTATGGCTATATGGAAAGAAGGCAGTGTTGAAAATGCCGACCTTGAATTTGTATACCGCCTGGCGGAATGGCTGGGCATAGATGAAGAAGCCACCGCCGACAGTATTGCCGCTTTTGATGTGTTTATAAAGCTGCACAAAAAAACATTGCCTACTTTAAATACTCAAACCCGGTAA
- a CDS encoding FAD-binding oxidoreductase, translated as MTLKSGYPFWLVKNGLPFTFPKLDHDITTDVVIIGAGISGALVRYYLVNEGIDCVTLDARTIGLGSTSASTSLLQYEIDRPLCKLIDTVGKEKAERAYQLCGEAITKIGKISKELGLDDFEYKQSIYYAAFKKDVPMLKKEFEARKAAGFEVEYLEPDELLKQYGFKGHGAIRSKLAAQTNAYMFTHCLLQHRRNKKDNVNIYDRTEVTTIKHNKNGVTLKTESGYTVKCNKLVYATGYEVVNFIDKKIVDLQSTYAVISEQYNERPFWKDEALIWNTANPYLYLRTTPDNRVLIGGRDVWFHDPAKRDKLMKYKAKHLVEDANKLFPHLNFKPEFTWCGTFGSTKDMLPYIGEYKPLPNSYFSLGFGGNGITFSLIGAEIIRDLILGRDNKDAEIFKFDR; from the coding sequence ATGACACTAAAATCAGGCTATCCTTTTTGGTTGGTTAAAAACGGCCTTCCATTTACTTTTCCAAAACTTGACCATGACATCACTACAGATGTTGTTATTATAGGGGCAGGCATATCAGGTGCGCTGGTACGCTACTACCTTGTAAATGAGGGAATAGATTGTGTAACTCTCGATGCCCGTACTATAGGCCTGGGCAGTACCAGCGCAAGCACATCTTTGCTTCAGTATGAAATAGACAGGCCGCTGTGTAAACTTATTGATACTGTTGGTAAAGAAAAAGCGGAACGCGCCTACCAGCTTTGTGGCGAAGCCATCACCAAGATAGGAAAGATATCAAAGGAGCTTGGGCTGGATGATTTTGAATATAAGCAAAGCATCTACTATGCAGCTTTTAAAAAGGATGTGCCAATGCTGAAGAAAGAATTTGAGGCACGAAAGGCAGCAGGGTTTGAAGTGGAATATCTTGAGCCGGATGAATTATTGAAGCAATACGGTTTTAAGGGCCATGGCGCCATACGCTCAAAACTTGCTGCACAAACAAACGCCTACATGTTTACGCACTGCCTGCTGCAGCACCGGAGGAATAAAAAAGATAACGTCAATATTTATGACAGGACTGAGGTTACAACGATAAAACATAATAAAAACGGTGTTACACTTAAAACGGAATCAGGTTACACTGTAAAGTGCAATAAGCTTGTATACGCAACGGGATATGAAGTTGTAAACTTTATAGATAAAAAGATTGTTGACCTGCAATCTACTTATGCAGTAATAAGCGAGCAGTATAATGAGCGCCCATTCTGGAAAGATGAAGCGCTTATATGGAACACGGCAAATCCTTACTTATACCTGCGCACAACGCCGGATAACCGTGTGCTGATAGGCGGGAGGGATGTATGGTTTCATGATCCTGCCAAAAGAGATAAATTAATGAAATATAAGGCTAAGCACCTGGTTGAAGATGCAAACAAGCTGTTTCCTCATCTCAACTTTAAACCTGAATTTACCTGGTGCGGCACATTTGGCTCTACAAAAGATATGCTGCCCTACATTGGTGAGTACAAACCTTTGCCTAACAGTTATTTTTCACTCGGGTTCGGCGGCAACGGAATTACCTTCAGCCTCATTGGGGCT